A region from the Acanthopagrus latus isolate v.2019 chromosome 8, fAcaLat1.1, whole genome shotgun sequence genome encodes:
- the sspn gene encoding sarcospan, whose amino-acid sequence MGQGQKGSSDKKEGKKRRDESPAPEDGQKCRVCRFPLLVALLQLLLGVAVTAVAFLMLAISPSLLARETPHWAGIILCLVSILGFILYFITYLPDERTSMQFICKLLYFILCTIGLVISVLVMAFASHHYAQTSNFTCEKMGEDCVCKLNLEDPIARTFTYEGVDDCEVITGTLTLYFLLQIVLNVVQALVCAVGAFIMWKHRYQVFFAGLQIGSPSYKQWQKV is encoded by the exons ATGGGGCAGGGGCAGAAAGGTTCCTCAGACAAGAAGGAGGGCaagaagaggagagatgagagccCGGCGCCAGAAGACGGCCAAAAATGCAGAGTCTGTCGCTTCCCTCTGCTCGTCGccctgctccagctgctgttggGGGTGGCCGTCACGGCCGTGGCCTTCCTCATGTTGGCCATCAGCCCCTCGCTCCTTGCCAGGGAGACGCCACACTGGGCTGGGATCATT ctgtgtttagTGTCCATCCTGGGCTTCATCCTGTACTTCATCACCTACCTCCCCGATGAGAGGACGTCTATGCAGTTCATTTGCAAG ctcctgtaCTTCATCCTGTGTACGATCGGCCTGGTCATTTCGGTGCTGGTCATGGCGTTCGCCTCGCACCACTACGCTCAGACCAGTAACTTCACATGTGAGAAGATGGGAGAGGACTGTGTGTGCAAACTGAACCTGGAGGATCCAATCGCCCGCACCTTCACCTACGAGGGAGTCGACGACTGTGAGGTGATCACCGGGACACTGACGCTCTACTTCCTGCTCCAGATCGTGCTGAACGTGGTCCAGGCGCTGGTCTGTGCCGTCGGCGCCTTCATCATGTGGAAGCACCGCTACCAGGTGTTCTTCGCCGGTCTTCAGATTGGCTCTCCCTCCTATAAGCAGTGGCAGAAGGTTTAA
- the bhlhe41 gene encoding class E basic helix-loop-helix protein 41, protein MDERIPHLQDRQFMEHADFLGMDYPSLYMCKSKRGIKREDGGKDAYKLPHRLIEKKRRDRINECIGQLKDLLPEHLKLSTLGHLEKAVVLELTLKHLNALTAVTEQQHQKIIALQNGDRSMKSSIHADLDAFHSGFQACAKEVLQYLSQFENWTTREQRCAQLISHLHKVLAQFQPGAPPLQHQLPAGDAQDGQKADSQANCVPVIQRTQGGELNENDTDTDSGYGGEAEKSDGKEKECERNKAQGHKAVKIKQEFGDDRAAKKPKMNWPGNGLGGADPARPDLALMNSLMGISNVGQQTPICMPFYFINPSAAASYMPFFDKSNIEKYMYPAAAALASPFPWLYPAHASAAAAAAAAAAFPGLSAHFGSSSQSNDSHSPDSDESHEAEAGSPEEREESPASDEGEGDAADTFQERSSSRSSSSPHDEHFSACETS, encoded by the exons ATGGATGAGAGAATACCGCATTTACAGGACAGACAGTTCATGGAGCATGCAGATTTCTTGGG GATGGATTACCCCTCTCTCTACATGTGCAAGTCCAAGAGAGGAATCAAACGAGAGGATGGTGGGAAG GACGCGTACAAGTTACCACACCGGTTGatagagaagaagaggagagacagaatcAACGAATGTATCGGCCAGCTGAAGGATCTGTTACCCGAACATCTGAAGCTATCG aCGCTCGGGCATTTGGAGAAAGCGGTTGTCTTGGAGTTGACGCTGAAACATCTCAACGCACTGACTGCTGTCACCgagcagcagcaccagaagATCATCGCTTTGCAGAATG GGGACCGGTCGATGAAATCTTCCATTCATGCGGATCTGGACGCGTTCCACTCCGGGTTCCAGGCCTGTGCCAAAGAGGTCCTGCAGTACCTGAGTCAGTTTGAGAACTGGACGACACGGGAGCAGAGGTGCGCGCAGCTCATCAGCCACCTTCACAAGGTGCTGGCGCAGTTCCAGCCTGGCGCGCCGCCTCTCCAGCACCAGCTACCCGCCGGGGACGCACAAGATGGCCAGAAAGCCGACAGCCAAGCAAACTGTGTCCCGGTCATCCAGAGGACCCAAGGCGGGGAGCTTAACGAGAACGACACAGACACGGACAGTGGATACGGGGGCGAGGCTGAGAAGAGCGATGGCAAAGAGAAAGAATGTGAGCGCAATAAGGCGCAGGGACACAAGGCGGTGAAGATCAAGCAAGAGTTTGGAGATGATCGCGCCGCCAAGAAACCAAAGATGAACTGGCCTGGGAACGGGTTAGGGGGCGCAGACCCCGCCAGACCCGACCTGGCTTTAATGAACTCTCTGATGGGAATAAGCAATGTGGGACAGCAGACACCGATTTGCATGCCTTTCTACTTCATCAACCCCTCGGCCGCGGCGTCCTATATGCCTTTTTTCGATAAGAGCAACATTGAGAAGTACATGTACCCAGCCGCAGCCGCCCTGGCGTCCCCGTTCCCCTGGCTATACCCCGCACACGCGTCAGCGGCGGCGGCCGCGGCTGCTGCCGCCGCCTTCCCCGGCTTATCTGCGCACTTTGGATCCTCCTCGCAGTCCAATGACTCCCACAGTCCGGACAGCGACGAGTCACACGAGGCTGAGGCTGGCTCACCTGAGGAGCGCGAGGAAAGTCCCGCGAGTGACGAAGGAGAGGGTGACGCAGCCGACACGTTCCAGGagcgcagcagcagccgcagcagcagcagcccgcACGACGAGCACTTCTCCGCCTGTGAAACGAGCTAA